The Trichosurus vulpecula isolate mTriVul1 chromosome 4, mTriVul1.pri, whole genome shotgun sequence genome contains a region encoding:
- the LOC118846098 gene encoding dimethylaniline monooxygenase [N-oxide-forming] 3-like isoform X1, with product MMETMGKKVAIIGAGVSGLASIRACLEEGLEPTCFERSDDVGGLWKFSDHAEEGRGSIYQSVFTNSSKEMMCFPDFPYPDNYPIFMHRSKLQEYITTFAKEKNLLRYIRFKTLVSEVKKRPDFSVTGQWDVVTEQDGKQESAVFDGVMICSGHHVYPNLPKSDFPGLKEFKGKSYHSREYKGPEGFKGKRVLVVGLGNSGCDIATELSYTAAQVVISSRSGSWVMSRVWDDGYPWDMVYINRFDCFLRTSLPTFITDWWYMKKMNMKFKHENYGLMPLDGTLRKEPVFNDELPARIICGTVTIKPNVKEFTETSAVFQDGTVFEAIDTVIFATGYGYAYPFLDDSVIKSRNNEVTLFKGVFPPPLEKPTMAVIGLIQSLGAAIPTVDLQARWAVRVIKGTCSLPSVSDMMHDIDEKMRKNLKWFGNSQTIQIDYITYMDEIASFIGVKPNMLWLFLTDPKLAVEVYFGPCSPYQFRLTGPGKWKGARNAILTQWDRTLKPMRTRVVGSPQKPYPLYEWLKLLAIPIILIAVFLTLN from the exons ATGATG GAGACCATGGGGAAGAAAGTGGCAATCATTGGAGCTGGAGTGAGTGGTCTGGCCTCCATCAGGGCCTGCTTGGAAGAAGGGCTTGAGCCTACCTGCTTTGAGAGGAGTGATGATGTTGGGGGCCTGTGGAAATTCTCG GACCATGCAGAAGAAGGCAGGGGGAGCATTTACCAATCTGTATTTACCAACTCTTCAAAAGAAATGATGTGTTTCCCAGATTTCCCTTACCCAGATAACTACCCCATTTTCATGCATAGGAGCAAGCTCCAGGAGTATATCACCACATTTGCCAAAGAGAAGAATCTCTTAAGATACATAAGGTTTAAG ACATTGGTCTCCGAGGTAAAGAAGCGCCCTGATTTCTCTGTTACTGGCCAGTGGGACGTTGTGACTGAACAGGATGGGAAGCAGGAATCGGCTGTGTTTGATGGTGTTATGATATGTTCAGGACATCACGTGTACCCCAATCTGCCAAAAAGTGACTTTCCAG GGCTGAAAGAGTTTAAAGGCAAGTCCTACCACAGTCGGGAGTACAAGGGACCAGAAGGATTCAAAGGGaagagagtgcttgtggttggtCTGGGGAATTCAGGGTGTGATATTGCTACGGAGCTGAGTTACACAGCAGCACAG GTTGTCATTAGTTCTAGAAGTGGTTCCTGGGTAATGAGTCGCGTCTGGGATGATGGCTACCCTTGGGACATGGTATACATAAATCGCTTTGATTGCTTCCTCAGAACAAGCCTCCCTACATTCATCACTGATTGGTGGTATATGAAGAAGATGAATATGAAATTTAAGCATGAGAACTATGGACTGATGCCTTTAGATGG AACACTGAGAAAAGAACCTGTGTTCAATGATGAGCTTCCAGCCCGCATCATCTGTGGCACAGTAACCATCAAGCCAAATGTAAAGGAATTTACAGAGACATCTGCAGTGTTTCAGGATGGGACAGTGTTTGAAGCCATTGACACTGTCATTTTTGCAACTGGTTACGGTTATGCCTACCCTTTCCTTGATGACTCAGTCATCAAAAGCAGAAACAATGAAGTGACCCTTTTTAAAGgcgtcttccctcctccccttgagAAACCGACAATGGCTGTGATTGGCCTCATCCAGTCCCTTGGTGCTGCCATACCTACTGTTGACCTGCAGGCCCGATGGGCTGTAAGAGTAATAAAGG gGACATGTTCTTTGCCCTCTGTGAGTGATATGATGCATGACATtgatgagaaaatgaggaaaaacctcaaatg gTTTGGCAACAGTCAGACAATACAGATAGATTATATCACCTACATGGATGAAATTGCCTCCTTCATTGGTGTCAAGCCCAACATGCTTTGGCTGTTTCTCACAGACCCCAAGTTGGCTGTGGAGGTTTACTTTGGTCCCTGCAGCCCATACCAGTTTCGACTGACAGGACCAGGAAAGTGGAAGGGAGCCAGAAATGCCATCCTGACCCAATGGGACCGCACCTTGAAACCCATGCGGACTCGGGTTGTTGGTAGTCCACAGAAACCTTACCCCCTCTATGAATGGCTCAAACTACTCGCTATTCCTATCATACTTATTGCTGTTTTTCTCACTTTGAACTAA
- the LOC118846098 gene encoding dimethylaniline monooxygenase [N-oxide-forming] 3-like isoform X3 gives MMETMGKKVAIIGAGVSGLASIRACLEEGLEPTCFERSDDVGGLWKFSDHAEEGRGSIYQSVFTNSSKEMMCFPDFPYPDNYPIFMHRSKLQEYITTFAKEKNLLRYIRFKTLVSEVKKRPDFSVTGQWDVVTEQDGKQESAVFDGVMICSGHHVYPNLPKSDFPGLKEFKGKSYHSREYKGPEGFKGKRVLVVGLGNSGCDIATELSYTAAQVVISSRSGSWVMSRVWDDGYPWDMVYINRFDCFLRTSLPTFITDWWYMKKMNMKFKHENYGLMPLDGTLRKEPVFNDELPARIICGTVTIKPNVKEFTETSAVFQDGTVFEAIDTVIFATGYGYAYPFLDDSVIKSRNNEVTLFKGVFPPPLEKPTMAVIGLIQSLGAAIPTVDLQARWAVRVIKGTCSLPSVSDMMHDIDEKMRKNLKCLAQR, from the exons ATGATG GAGACCATGGGGAAGAAAGTGGCAATCATTGGAGCTGGAGTGAGTGGTCTGGCCTCCATCAGGGCCTGCTTGGAAGAAGGGCTTGAGCCTACCTGCTTTGAGAGGAGTGATGATGTTGGGGGCCTGTGGAAATTCTCG GACCATGCAGAAGAAGGCAGGGGGAGCATTTACCAATCTGTATTTACCAACTCTTCAAAAGAAATGATGTGTTTCCCAGATTTCCCTTACCCAGATAACTACCCCATTTTCATGCATAGGAGCAAGCTCCAGGAGTATATCACCACATTTGCCAAAGAGAAGAATCTCTTAAGATACATAAGGTTTAAG ACATTGGTCTCCGAGGTAAAGAAGCGCCCTGATTTCTCTGTTACTGGCCAGTGGGACGTTGTGACTGAACAGGATGGGAAGCAGGAATCGGCTGTGTTTGATGGTGTTATGATATGTTCAGGACATCACGTGTACCCCAATCTGCCAAAAAGTGACTTTCCAG GGCTGAAAGAGTTTAAAGGCAAGTCCTACCACAGTCGGGAGTACAAGGGACCAGAAGGATTCAAAGGGaagagagtgcttgtggttggtCTGGGGAATTCAGGGTGTGATATTGCTACGGAGCTGAGTTACACAGCAGCACAG GTTGTCATTAGTTCTAGAAGTGGTTCCTGGGTAATGAGTCGCGTCTGGGATGATGGCTACCCTTGGGACATGGTATACATAAATCGCTTTGATTGCTTCCTCAGAACAAGCCTCCCTACATTCATCACTGATTGGTGGTATATGAAGAAGATGAATATGAAATTTAAGCATGAGAACTATGGACTGATGCCTTTAGATGG AACACTGAGAAAAGAACCTGTGTTCAATGATGAGCTTCCAGCCCGCATCATCTGTGGCACAGTAACCATCAAGCCAAATGTAAAGGAATTTACAGAGACATCTGCAGTGTTTCAGGATGGGACAGTGTTTGAAGCCATTGACACTGTCATTTTTGCAACTGGTTACGGTTATGCCTACCCTTTCCTTGATGACTCAGTCATCAAAAGCAGAAACAATGAAGTGACCCTTTTTAAAGgcgtcttccctcctccccttgagAAACCGACAATGGCTGTGATTGGCCTCATCCAGTCCCTTGGTGCTGCCATACCTACTGTTGACCTGCAGGCCCGATGGGCTGTAAGAGTAATAAAGG gGACATGTTCTTTGCCCTCTGTGAGTGATATGATGCATGACATtgatgagaaaatgaggaaaaacctcaaatg
- the LOC118846098 gene encoding dimethylaniline monooxygenase [N-oxide-forming] 3-like isoform X2: protein MGKKVAIIGAGVSGLASIRACLEEGLEPTCFERSDDVGGLWKFSDHAEEGRGSIYQSVFTNSSKEMMCFPDFPYPDNYPIFMHRSKLQEYITTFAKEKNLLRYIRFKTLVSEVKKRPDFSVTGQWDVVTEQDGKQESAVFDGVMICSGHHVYPNLPKSDFPGLKEFKGKSYHSREYKGPEGFKGKRVLVVGLGNSGCDIATELSYTAAQVVISSRSGSWVMSRVWDDGYPWDMVYINRFDCFLRTSLPTFITDWWYMKKMNMKFKHENYGLMPLDGTLRKEPVFNDELPARIICGTVTIKPNVKEFTETSAVFQDGTVFEAIDTVIFATGYGYAYPFLDDSVIKSRNNEVTLFKGVFPPPLEKPTMAVIGLIQSLGAAIPTVDLQARWAVRVIKGTCSLPSVSDMMHDIDEKMRKNLKWFGNSQTIQIDYITYMDEIASFIGVKPNMLWLFLTDPKLAVEVYFGPCSPYQFRLTGPGKWKGARNAILTQWDRTLKPMRTRVVGSPQKPYPLYEWLKLLAIPIILIAVFLTLN from the exons ATGGGGAAGAAAGTGGCAATCATTGGAGCTGGAGTGAGTGGTCTGGCCTCCATCAGGGCCTGCTTGGAAGAAGGGCTTGAGCCTACCTGCTTTGAGAGGAGTGATGATGTTGGGGGCCTGTGGAAATTCTCG GACCATGCAGAAGAAGGCAGGGGGAGCATTTACCAATCTGTATTTACCAACTCTTCAAAAGAAATGATGTGTTTCCCAGATTTCCCTTACCCAGATAACTACCCCATTTTCATGCATAGGAGCAAGCTCCAGGAGTATATCACCACATTTGCCAAAGAGAAGAATCTCTTAAGATACATAAGGTTTAAG ACATTGGTCTCCGAGGTAAAGAAGCGCCCTGATTTCTCTGTTACTGGCCAGTGGGACGTTGTGACTGAACAGGATGGGAAGCAGGAATCGGCTGTGTTTGATGGTGTTATGATATGTTCAGGACATCACGTGTACCCCAATCTGCCAAAAAGTGACTTTCCAG GGCTGAAAGAGTTTAAAGGCAAGTCCTACCACAGTCGGGAGTACAAGGGACCAGAAGGATTCAAAGGGaagagagtgcttgtggttggtCTGGGGAATTCAGGGTGTGATATTGCTACGGAGCTGAGTTACACAGCAGCACAG GTTGTCATTAGTTCTAGAAGTGGTTCCTGGGTAATGAGTCGCGTCTGGGATGATGGCTACCCTTGGGACATGGTATACATAAATCGCTTTGATTGCTTCCTCAGAACAAGCCTCCCTACATTCATCACTGATTGGTGGTATATGAAGAAGATGAATATGAAATTTAAGCATGAGAACTATGGACTGATGCCTTTAGATGG AACACTGAGAAAAGAACCTGTGTTCAATGATGAGCTTCCAGCCCGCATCATCTGTGGCACAGTAACCATCAAGCCAAATGTAAAGGAATTTACAGAGACATCTGCAGTGTTTCAGGATGGGACAGTGTTTGAAGCCATTGACACTGTCATTTTTGCAACTGGTTACGGTTATGCCTACCCTTTCCTTGATGACTCAGTCATCAAAAGCAGAAACAATGAAGTGACCCTTTTTAAAGgcgtcttccctcctccccttgagAAACCGACAATGGCTGTGATTGGCCTCATCCAGTCCCTTGGTGCTGCCATACCTACTGTTGACCTGCAGGCCCGATGGGCTGTAAGAGTAATAAAGG gGACATGTTCTTTGCCCTCTGTGAGTGATATGATGCATGACATtgatgagaaaatgaggaaaaacctcaaatg gTTTGGCAACAGTCAGACAATACAGATAGATTATATCACCTACATGGATGAAATTGCCTCCTTCATTGGTGTCAAGCCCAACATGCTTTGGCTGTTTCTCACAGACCCCAAGTTGGCTGTGGAGGTTTACTTTGGTCCCTGCAGCCCATACCAGTTTCGACTGACAGGACCAGGAAAGTGGAAGGGAGCCAGAAATGCCATCCTGACCCAATGGGACCGCACCTTGAAACCCATGCGGACTCGGGTTGTTGGTAGTCCACAGAAACCTTACCCCCTCTATGAATGGCTCAAACTACTCGCTATTCCTATCATACTTATTGCTGTTTTTCTCACTTTGAACTAA